The following coding sequences are from one Anopheles bellator chromosome X, idAnoBellAS_SP24_06.2, whole genome shotgun sequence window:
- the LOC131214007 gene encoding protein obstructor-E-like, with the protein MNRMRCTVVILTAVTASIYAQSYKCPVKDGQYEDSLQCDKYYECVDGRATEKLCPDGLVFDPTIRKINKCDQPFNVDCGDRLELQPPRGNNLCPRRNGFFAHPDQAVCNVFYNCIEGDATEITCTAGLHFDEYTGTCVWPNDAGRQGCNPGANKKLKDGFTCPKEQKTDEAGQAVAHPKYAHPTDCQRFYVCLNGVEPRDLGCQVGEVYNEETERCDAPENVPGCEDWYKESEEKKN; encoded by the exons ATGAACAGGATGCGCTGCACCGTGGTCATACTAACGGCCGTCACCGCCAGCATCT ACGCACAGAGCTACAAGTGTCCGGTGAAGGACGGCCAGTACGAGGACTCGTTACAGTGCGACAAGTATTACGAGTGCGTCGATGGCCGGGCCACGGAGAAGCTCTGCCCGGACGGGCTTGTCTTCGATCCGACCATTCGGAAGATCAACAAGTGCGACCAACCGTTCAACGTCGACTGTGGTGACCGGCTGGAGCTGC AACCACCGCGCGGTAACAACCTGTGCCCGCGGCGAAACGGGTTCTTCGCCCATCCGGACCAGGCCGTCTGCAATGTGTTCTACAACTGCATCGAGGGCGACGCGACCGAGATCACCTGCACGGCGGGGCTGCACTTCGACGAGTACACCGGGACCTGCGTCTGGCCGAACGATGCGGGCCGTCAGGGGTGCAACCCGGGAGCGAACA AGAAGCTGAAGGATGGGTTCACCTGCCCGAAGGAGCAGAAGACGGACGAGGCCGGCCAGGCCGTGGCGCACCCGAAGTACGCCCATCCGACCGACTGCCAGCGGTTCTACGTCTGCCTGAACGGTGTCGAGCCGCGCGACCTTGGCTGCCAGGTCGGCGAGGTGTAcaacgaagaaacggaacggtgcgaCGCCCCGGAGAACGTTCCCGGATG CGAAGACTGGTACAAGGAGAGCGAGGAAAAGAAGAACTGA
- the LOC131213702 gene encoding protein obstructor-E-like — MVSCELLRPLAGSLPWLLVALLPLTAVVDAQFKCPKNRGQFEDAVQCDKYYVCDEGEATEKLCPDGLVFDPTIKLINKCDQPFNVDCGERFELQPAQTTSENCPRKNGFFSHPDPAICNVFYSCINGEELEMSCTAGLHFDEKSGTCVWPDVAGREGCGSNANKKLNDGFQCPKETRYDKNGQVITHPNYPHPTDCSRFYYCLSGVEPRLGQCDAKLVYNEDLQRCDQPENVPECKDWYKEEDSVNNH; from the exons ATGGTCAGTTGTGAGCTGCTCCGGCCACTAGCAGGCAGCCTGCCATGGTTGCTGGTTGCATTGCTGCCACTGACGGCCGTTGTCG ACGCACAGTTCAAGTGCCCGAAGAACCGGGGACAGTTCGAGGATGCGGTCCAGTGCGACAAGTACTACGTGTGCGATGAAGGCGAAGCCACGGAGAAGCTGTGCCCCGACGGGCTAGTGTTCGATCCCACGATCAAGCTGATCAACAAGTGTGACCAACCGTTCAACGTGGACTGTGGCGAGCGTTTCGAGTTGC AGCCGGCCCAGACGACGAGTGAGAACTGTCCGCGCAAGAACGGGTTCTTCAGCCATCCGGACCCGGCGATCTGCAACGTGTTCTACAGCTGCATCAACGGGGAAGAGCTGGAGATGAGTTGTACCGCTGGGCTGCACTTCGACGAGAAGTCGGGCACCTGCGTCTGGCCGGACGTGGCCGGTCGCGAGGGCTGCGGCAGCAACGCCAACA aAAAACTGAACGACGGGTTCCAGTGTCCGAAGGAAACGCGCTACGACAAGAACGGCCAAGTCATCACGCACCCCAACTACCCGCACCCGACCGACTGCAGCCGGTTCTACTACTGCCTGAGCGGTGTCGAGCCCCGCCTCGGCCAGTGTGACGCCAAGCTCGTCTACAACGAGGACCTGCAGCGGTGCGATCAACCGGAAAATGTGCCAGAATG CAAAGACTGGTACAAGGAGGAGGACAGCGTGAACAACCACTAG
- the LOC131213682 gene encoding protein obstructor-E: protein MKHLGVLGTIVSLALLAHGSKAAAPSCPEPLGEQAYLHPDHCDQFFLCTNGTLTLETCENGLLFDGKGAVHNHCNYNWAVDCGSRKFASDQTPLSTPGCEYLFGIYPDSSECSTSYHKCAFGEVHQEVCEPGLVYDHRIHGCNWPDLLLEVCNPEAVVGFTCPQSAQPGTAAARFWPFPRYPVPNDCHRLITCVDGHPRLITCGEGKVLDEKSMTCENPEDVPYACRH, encoded by the exons ATGAAGCATTTGGGCGTACTCGGAACGATCGTCAgtctggcgctgctggcgcaCG GGTCGAAAGCAGCTGCCCCAAGTTGTCCGGAACCGCTCGGGGAGCAGGCCTACCTTCATCCGGATCACTGTGACCAGTTTTTCCTCTGCACCAATGGCACGCTTACGCTTGAAACGTGCGAGAATGGGTTGCTGTTCGATGGTAAGGGTGCCGTCCACAACCATTGCAACTACAACTGGGCAGTCGACTGCGGTAGCCGCAAGTTCGCCAGTGACCAGACACCGCTGTCCACACCTGGCTGCGAGTACCTCTTCGGTATCTATCCCGACTCGAGCGAATGCTCCACCAGCTACCACAAGTGTGCTTTCGGCGAAGTGCACCAGGAGGTGTGCGAGCCAGGCCTAGTGTACGACCATCGCATCCACGGATGCAACTGGCCCGACCTGCTGCTTGAAGTATGCAATCCGGAGGCAGTGGTGGGCTTCACGTGCCCGCAATCCGCACAACCTGGAACAGCTGCCGCTCGCTTCTGGCCGTTCCCGCGATACCCGGTACCGAACGATTGCCACCGGTTGATTACATGCGTTGACGGACACCCGCGCTTGATAACCTGTGGCGAAGGGAAGGTGTTGGACGAGAAATCAATGACCTGTGAAAATCCGGAAGACGTACCGTATGCCTGCCGCCACTAA
- the LOC131213681 gene encoding actin-related protein 2 isoform X3, giving the protein MMDSKGRHVIVCDNGTGFVKCGYAGSNFPAHIFPSMVGRPIIRAVNKIGEIEVKDLMVGDEASQLRSLLEVSYPMENGVVRNWEDMCHVWDYTFGAKKMNIEPPNTKILLTEPPMNPTKNREKMIEVMFEKYGFDSAYIAIQAVLTLYAQGLISGVVIDSGDGVTHICPVYEEFALPHLTRRLDIAGRDITRYLIKLLLLRGYAFNHSADFETVRMMKEKLCYIGYDIEMEQRLALETTVLVESYTLPDGRMIKVGGERFEAPEALFQPHLINVEGQGIAELVFSTIQAADIDMRSELYKHIVLSGGSTMYPGLPSRLEREIKQLYLERVLRNDIDKLSKFKIRIEDPPRRKDMVFIGGAVLAEVTKDRDAFWMSNAEYQEQGLNVLKKLSARTSN; this is encoded by the exons ATGATGGACAGCAAAGGCAGACATGTAATCGTTTGTGACAACGGTACCGGG TTCGTCAAGTGTGGCTATGCCGGTAGCAATTTTCCTGCGCACATATTTCCATCGATGGTGGGAAGGCCCATCATTCGGGCCGTTAATAAAATAGGCGAGATCGAAGTGAAG GATCTCATGGTCGGCGATGAAGCGTCCCAACTCCGATCACTGCTGGAAGTGTCTTATCCAATGGAAAATGGTGTGGTGCGCAATTGGGAGGATATGTGCCACGTATGGGACTACACGTTCGGAGCGAAAAAGATGAACATCGAGCCGCCAAATACGAAAATATTGCTGACGGAACCACCGATGAATCCAACCAAAAACCGAGAGAAAATGATCGAGGTGATGTTCGAGAAATACGGATTCGATTCGGCATACATCGCAATCCAGGCGGTGCTAACTCTATACGCGCAGGGCCTGATAAGTGGTGTGGTGATTGATTCCGGTGACGGTGTTACACACATCTGCCCAGTGTATGAAGAATTTGCGTTGCCTCATTTGACGAGGCGACTCGACATTGCTGGGCGTGATATTACGCGGTACTTGATTAAGCTATTGTTACTACGAGGCTATGCTTTCAATCATTCAGCAGACTTTGAAACAGTGCGGATGATGAAAGAGAAGCTCTGTTACATAGGATACGACATCGAAATGGAACAGCGGCTCGCACTTGAAACGACGGTGTTGGTCGAGTCGTACACG TTGCCTGATGGACGAATGATAAAGGTGGGCGGGGAAAGGTTCGAGGCTCCGGAAGCCCTCTTTCAGCCGCACCTGATCAATGTCGAAGGGCAAGGCATTGCTGAATTGGTTTTCTCAACGATCCAGGCTGCCGACATCGATATGCGATCAGAGCTCTATAAACACATTGTTTTGTCGGGAGGTTCCACCATGTATCCCGGATTACCAAGCAGGCTTGAACGCGAAATCAAGCAGCTATATCTCGAGCGGGTTCTTAGGAACGACATCGACAAACTATCAAAGTTCAAGATTCGCATCGAAGATCCGCCCAGGCGAAAAGATATGGTTTTCATCG GTGGTGCTGTGCTGGCTGAAGTAACCAAGGACCGCGATGCCTTCTGGATGTCAAATGCCGAGTACCAAGAGCAAGGTCTAAATGTGCTCAAAAAGCTGAGTGCTCGGACGAGCAATTGA
- the LOC131213681 gene encoding actin-related protein 2 isoform X1, giving the protein MMDSKGRHVIVCDNGTGFVKCGYAGSNFPAHIFPSMVGRPIIRAVNKIGEIEVKEFEATSTLSDLMVGDEASQLRSLLEVSYPMENGVVRNWEDMCHVWDYTFGAKKMNIEPPNTKILLTEPPMNPTKNREKMIEVMFEKYGFDSAYIAIQAVLTLYAQGLISGVVIDSGDGVTHICPVYEEFALPHLTRRLDIAGRDITRYLIKLLLLRGYAFNHSADFETVRMMKEKLCYIGYDIEMEQRLALETTVLVESYTLPDGRMIKVGGERFEAPEALFQPHLINVEGQGIAELVFSTIQAADIDMRSELYKHIVLSGGSTMYPGLPSRLEREIKQLYLERVLRNDIDKLSKFKIRIEDPPRRKDMVFIGGAVLAEVTKDRDAFWMSNAEYQEQGLNVLKKLSARTSN; this is encoded by the exons ATGATGGACAGCAAAGGCAGACATGTAATCGTTTGTGACAACGGTACCGGG TTCGTCAAGTGTGGCTATGCCGGTAGCAATTTTCCTGCGCACATATTTCCATCGATGGTGGGAAGGCCCATCATTCGGGCCGTTAATAAAATAGGCGAGATCGAAGTGAAG GAATTCGAAGCTACTAGCACATTATCA GATCTCATGGTCGGCGATGAAGCGTCCCAACTCCGATCACTGCTGGAAGTGTCTTATCCAATGGAAAATGGTGTGGTGCGCAATTGGGAGGATATGTGCCACGTATGGGACTACACGTTCGGAGCGAAAAAGATGAACATCGAGCCGCCAAATACGAAAATATTGCTGACGGAACCACCGATGAATCCAACCAAAAACCGAGAGAAAATGATCGAGGTGATGTTCGAGAAATACGGATTCGATTCGGCATACATCGCAATCCAGGCGGTGCTAACTCTATACGCGCAGGGCCTGATAAGTGGTGTGGTGATTGATTCCGGTGACGGTGTTACACACATCTGCCCAGTGTATGAAGAATTTGCGTTGCCTCATTTGACGAGGCGACTCGACATTGCTGGGCGTGATATTACGCGGTACTTGATTAAGCTATTGTTACTACGAGGCTATGCTTTCAATCATTCAGCAGACTTTGAAACAGTGCGGATGATGAAAGAGAAGCTCTGTTACATAGGATACGACATCGAAATGGAACAGCGGCTCGCACTTGAAACGACGGTGTTGGTCGAGTCGTACACG TTGCCTGATGGACGAATGATAAAGGTGGGCGGGGAAAGGTTCGAGGCTCCGGAAGCCCTCTTTCAGCCGCACCTGATCAATGTCGAAGGGCAAGGCATTGCTGAATTGGTTTTCTCAACGATCCAGGCTGCCGACATCGATATGCGATCAGAGCTCTATAAACACATTGTTTTGTCGGGAGGTTCCACCATGTATCCCGGATTACCAAGCAGGCTTGAACGCGAAATCAAGCAGCTATATCTCGAGCGGGTTCTTAGGAACGACATCGACAAACTATCAAAGTTCAAGATTCGCATCGAAGATCCGCCCAGGCGAAAAGATATGGTTTTCATCG GTGGTGCTGTGCTGGCTGAAGTAACCAAGGACCGCGATGCCTTCTGGATGTCAAATGCCGAGTACCAAGAGCAAGGTCTAAATGTGCTCAAAAAGCTGAGTGCTCGGACGAGCAATTGA
- the LOC131213681 gene encoding actin-related protein 2 isoform X2: protein MMDSKGRHVIVCDNGTGFVKCGYAGSNFPAHIFPSMVGRPIIRAVNKIGEIEVKDLHVDDLMVGDEASQLRSLLEVSYPMENGVVRNWEDMCHVWDYTFGAKKMNIEPPNTKILLTEPPMNPTKNREKMIEVMFEKYGFDSAYIAIQAVLTLYAQGLISGVVIDSGDGVTHICPVYEEFALPHLTRRLDIAGRDITRYLIKLLLLRGYAFNHSADFETVRMMKEKLCYIGYDIEMEQRLALETTVLVESYTLPDGRMIKVGGERFEAPEALFQPHLINVEGQGIAELVFSTIQAADIDMRSELYKHIVLSGGSTMYPGLPSRLEREIKQLYLERVLRNDIDKLSKFKIRIEDPPRRKDMVFIGGAVLAEVTKDRDAFWMSNAEYQEQGLNVLKKLSARTSN from the exons ATGATGGACAGCAAAGGCAGACATGTAATCGTTTGTGACAACGGTACCGGG TTCGTCAAGTGTGGCTATGCCGGTAGCAATTTTCCTGCGCACATATTTCCATCGATGGTGGGAAGGCCCATCATTCGGGCCGTTAATAAAATAGGCGAGATCGAAGTGAAG GATTTACACGTTGAT GATCTCATGGTCGGCGATGAAGCGTCCCAACTCCGATCACTGCTGGAAGTGTCTTATCCAATGGAAAATGGTGTGGTGCGCAATTGGGAGGATATGTGCCACGTATGGGACTACACGTTCGGAGCGAAAAAGATGAACATCGAGCCGCCAAATACGAAAATATTGCTGACGGAACCACCGATGAATCCAACCAAAAACCGAGAGAAAATGATCGAGGTGATGTTCGAGAAATACGGATTCGATTCGGCATACATCGCAATCCAGGCGGTGCTAACTCTATACGCGCAGGGCCTGATAAGTGGTGTGGTGATTGATTCCGGTGACGGTGTTACACACATCTGCCCAGTGTATGAAGAATTTGCGTTGCCTCATTTGACGAGGCGACTCGACATTGCTGGGCGTGATATTACGCGGTACTTGATTAAGCTATTGTTACTACGAGGCTATGCTTTCAATCATTCAGCAGACTTTGAAACAGTGCGGATGATGAAAGAGAAGCTCTGTTACATAGGATACGACATCGAAATGGAACAGCGGCTCGCACTTGAAACGACGGTGTTGGTCGAGTCGTACACG TTGCCTGATGGACGAATGATAAAGGTGGGCGGGGAAAGGTTCGAGGCTCCGGAAGCCCTCTTTCAGCCGCACCTGATCAATGTCGAAGGGCAAGGCATTGCTGAATTGGTTTTCTCAACGATCCAGGCTGCCGACATCGATATGCGATCAGAGCTCTATAAACACATTGTTTTGTCGGGAGGTTCCACCATGTATCCCGGATTACCAAGCAGGCTTGAACGCGAAATCAAGCAGCTATATCTCGAGCGGGTTCTTAGGAACGACATCGACAAACTATCAAAGTTCAAGATTCGCATCGAAGATCCGCCCAGGCGAAAAGATATGGTTTTCATCG GTGGTGCTGTGCTGGCTGAAGTAACCAAGGACCGCGATGCCTTCTGGATGTCAAATGCCGAGTACCAAGAGCAAGGTCTAAATGTGCTCAAAAAGCTGAGTGCTCGGACGAGCAATTGA
- the LOC131213633 gene encoding NIF3-like protein 1, translated as MFCRSAAVKYLSGGFTTRRLQYLASRTMAKVMLDGVIAKLNEFAPESLCEKWDNVGLLVEPYTRRYISSILLTNDLTELVMGEAVSLNADLIISYHPPIFTPLKRITQKSWKERILSLCLQEGIAIYSPHTCWDNVTNGVNDWLAAALPLASSQPIQENLSNPSYGSGRICVVQGQLTLYDAIERIKKYTKIDTIQVARAHKTMHSQSDTQIRTFAVCAGSGASVLKGVKADLYITGEMSHHEVLDFTHQNIHVVLLGHSNSERGYLPIFQKILTSLLKDYKDVNVQVSKFDVDLLVSM; from the exons atgttttgcaGAAGTGCAGCAGTAAAATATTTAAGTGGCGGTTTCACAACAAGAAGGTTGCAATATCTTGCATCACGTACGATGGCGAAAGTTATGCTGGATGGGGTGAttgcaaaacttaatgaatTTGCACCTGAAAGTCTTTGCGAAAAGTGGGATAATGTTGGATTGTTGGTGGAACCGTATACAAGAAG ATACATTTCTAGTATTCTTCTCACCAATGATCTGACGGAGTTGGTTATGGGCGAGGCAGTTAGTTTGAATGCGGATTTAATCATTTCTTATCATCCACCCATATTTACTCCCCTGAAAAGAATTACGCAAAAGTCGTGGAAAGAGAGAATCCTTTCATTGTGCCTACAAGAGGGAATAGCCATCTACTCGCCGCATACTTGCTGGGATAATGTGACCAATGGAGTGAATGACTGGCTCGCCGCTGCCTTGCCTCTGGCAAGTTCTCAGCCTATTCAAGAAAACCTATCAAACCCTTCTTACGGCTCGGGACGAATATGTGTGGTGCAAGGGCAATTGACTTTATATGATGCCATTGAACGAATTAAAAAGTATACCAAGATAGACACCATACAGGTTGCACGTGCCCACAAAACTATGCATTCTCAGAGCGATACGCAAATAAGAACATTTGCGGTGTGCGCTGGATCAGGGGCCAGTGTACTCAAAGGAGTAAAAGCAGATTTATACATAACTGGCGAAATGTCCCACCACGAGGTGCTCGATTTTACTCATCAAAACATCCATGTTGTGCTGCTAGGTCATAGTAATTCGGAGCGTGGCTACTTGccgatttttcaaaaaatattaactAGTCTACTGAAGGATTATAAGGACGTAAATGTTCAGGTTTCCAAATTCGATGTGGATCTTCTTGTGAGCATGTAA